One part of the Equus caballus isolate H_3958 breed thoroughbred chromosome 30, TB-T2T, whole genome shotgun sequence genome encodes these proteins:
- the LOC100058286 gene encoding LOW QUALITY PROTEIN: ubiquitin-conjugating enzyme E2 L3 (The sequence of the model RefSeq protein was modified relative to this genomic sequence to represent the inferred CDS: substituted 1 base at 1 genomic stop codon), whose protein sequence is MAASRRLMKELEEIRKCGMKNFRNIQIDEANLLTWQGLIVPDNPPYDNGTFRIEINFPAEYPFKPPKITFKTKIYHPNIDEKGQVXLPVISAENWKPATKTDQVIRSLIALVNDPQPEHPLRADLAEEYSKDRKNFCKNAEEFTKKYGEKRPVD, encoded by the coding sequence ATGGCGGCCAGCAGGAGGCTGATGAAGGAGCTTGAAGAAATCCGCAAATGTGGAATGAAAAACTTCCGTAACATCCAGATTGATGAAGCTAATTTATTGACTTGGCAAGGGCTTATTGTTCCTGACAACCCTCCATATGACAATGGGACCTTCAGAATCGAAATCAACTTTCCGGCAGAGTACCCATTCAAACCACCGAAGATCACATTTAAAACAAAGATCTATCACCCGAACATTGATGAAAAGGGGCAGGTCTGACTGCCGGTAATTAGTGCTGAAAACTGGAAGCCAGCAACCAAAACCGACCAAGTAATCCGGTCCCTCATAGCACTGGTGAACGACCCCCAGCCTGAGCACCCGCTTCGGGCTGACCTAGCTGAAGAATACTCTAAGGACCGTAAAAATTTCTGTAAGAACGCTGAAGAGTTTACAAAGAAATATGGGGAAAAGCGACCTGTGGACTAA